From Chryseobacterium gallinarum, one genomic window encodes:
- the lptC gene encoding LPS export ABC transporter periplasmic protein LptC, with protein MKFFKKISYKNIACLFSCAIFFILTSCEEDLTKAKGNQSKNFPSQIINNANIVQRDSGFVTLKAKAPIIEKYELIDSAYTVARKGIDIQFFDKKKPNVPGTIKAKYAKFYDYKKFYEAKGDVRITTNEGQKFAMQSIYWDQRKNRIYTKDTVYVTMEDGSTLVGANGMTAKDDFSEYTFYNNSGDFSSKRISENKK; from the coding sequence ATGAAGTTCTTTAAAAAAATATCATATAAAAATATAGCATGCCTTTTTAGTTGTGCTATATTTTTTATATTGACATCCTGTGAAGAAGATCTTACCAAAGCCAAAGGAAACCAAAGTAAGAATTTCCCTTCACAAATCATTAACAATGCCAATATTGTACAACGGGATTCCGGTTTTGTAACATTAAAGGCCAAGGCTCCGATTATTGAAAAGTATGAGCTAATAGACAGTGCTTATACCGTAGCCAGAAAAGGAATCGATATTCAGTTTTTTGATAAGAAAAAGCCCAACGTCCCGGGAACCATTAAAGCTAAGTATGCTAAATTCTATGATTATAAAAAGTTTTACGAGGCAAAAGGGGATGTGAGGATTACCACAAATGAAGGACAAAAATTTGCCATGCAAAGTATTTACTGGGACCAGAGAAAAAACAGGATTTATACTAAAGATACGGTGTATGTAACGATGGAAGACGGTTCTACCCTGGTAGGTGCCAATGGAATGACTGCCAAGGATGACTTTTCTGAATATACCTTCTACAACAATTCAGGAGATTTCAGCTCAAAAAGAATTTCTGAAAATAAAAAATAA
- a CDS encoding UDP-N-acetylmuramoyl-tripeptide--D-alanyl-D-alanine ligase — translation MNIEQFYPLFLQANKVTIDSRKIAQNDIFFAFSGENFNAATLAEKAIIDGALAVIVEQPEYENKDKNIFCVSSTLEFLQQLAVYHRNRLTIPFIGLTGSNGKTTTKELIHAVLSEKFNVQYTFGNLNNHIGVPLTILSVKPEHEIAVIEMGANHQKEIEFLCTLSRPDFGYITNFGKAHLEGFGGFEGVIKGKSELYDYLKNNNKTIIVNENDPIQVEKTANYQPVITFGKEGSDYNFESFTDEHFVGLVYQGTRAVSKLTGEYNFTNLCAAASLGLYFDISFEKIKHAIEQYVPTNMRSQVVKKEGKTMVLDTYNANPSSMAASLKNFITFEGRKTIIIGDMLELGSESGKEHQDILKLAQELGFDEIITVGKHFKAVHHSDLAFEDTMALTEYLKLNTIQSDNILLKGSRGVALEKVIEFV, via the coding sequence ATGAATATAGAACAGTTTTATCCTTTATTCTTACAGGCCAATAAAGTGACTATCGATAGCAGAAAAATCGCACAGAATGATATTTTCTTCGCCTTTTCGGGGGAAAATTTCAATGCCGCTACTTTAGCAGAAAAGGCGATCATTGACGGAGCTTTGGCAGTAATTGTCGAACAGCCTGAATATGAAAACAAGGATAAAAATATTTTCTGTGTAAGCTCTACCCTTGAGTTTTTACAGCAACTGGCAGTTTACCATAGAAACCGGCTTACGATTCCTTTCATCGGACTGACAGGAAGTAACGGGAAAACAACGACAAAAGAACTGATCCATGCTGTGCTTTCAGAAAAGTTTAATGTTCAGTATACCTTCGGAAATTTAAATAACCATATCGGAGTTCCCTTAACAATTCTTTCTGTTAAGCCTGAGCATGAGATAGCCGTAATAGAAATGGGTGCCAATCATCAAAAGGAAATCGAATTTTTATGTACCCTGTCACGACCTGATTTCGGGTATATAACAAACTTCGGAAAGGCACATCTGGAAGGATTTGGTGGTTTTGAAGGGGTTATCAAAGGTAAATCCGAATTGTATGATTACCTTAAAAACAACAATAAAACGATTATCGTTAATGAAAATGATCCTATTCAAGTTGAGAAAACCGCAAACTACCAGCCTGTAATTACTTTCGGGAAAGAAGGATCGGATTATAATTTTGAGTCTTTTACCGATGAACATTTTGTAGGGTTGGTGTATCAGGGAACCAGAGCCGTATCAAAATTAACGGGAGAATATAATTTTACCAACCTTTGTGCTGCAGCAAGCCTCGGCCTGTATTTCGATATCAGCTTTGAAAAAATAAAACATGCCATAGAGCAGTATGTTCCAACAAACATGCGTTCACAGGTAGTGAAAAAAGAAGGAAAAACAATGGTGCTGGATACGTATAACGCCAATCCGAGTTCAATGGCTGCATCTTTAAAGAATTTTATCACTTTTGAGGGCCGTAAAACCATTATTATCGGTGATATGCTGGAACTGGGCTCCGAAAGCGGAAAAGAACACCAAGATATACTAAAACTGGCTCAGGAACTGGGTTTTGATGAAATCATCACAGTAGGAAAACATTTTAAGGCTGTTCATCATTCAGATCTTGCTTTTGAGGATACTATGGCTTTAACCGAATATTTAAAACTGAATACCATTCAATCCGATAATATCCTGCTAAAAGGATCCAGGGGAGTAGCATTGGAGAAGGTGATTGAGTTTGTTTAG
- a CDS encoding tail fiber domain-containing protein, with protein sequence MKTIKTFASLLLLSGVGFSVSAQNVWTGTTIPTTTSGNVGIANATPASRLDINSNSSVSALKITHGYKAIVGSNVPNITEIYTYPTNLLPTPSPSLINWLTYGGVFGLRSLSNTVNEDRMMYNDKDGNLKSSNLIMYSSPSFGNGTLINSIRGVAYLNFLNGGNGSGCGFCTISGGNNGIYMAGLGVGTDASSTFALDVYGTVRGQAFVTTSDKRLKDNIRPLKEGPSGLLNISSYSYTLKNKNQNGNTYRNTDTEKLHFGFMAQEVEKEFPNLVSKDEEGNYALNYIEFIPLLLNELKDQKKEINELKTKMEAMEAKISTLSEGKATRALNEKTPVPYSLEQNVPNPFNQETVIKFNAEGTDLKIGIYDLGGKQLQTIPVKKGERQISVSARILTPGTYIYNLMADGKVVDSKKMIVTN encoded by the coding sequence ATGAAAACAATCAAAACTTTTGCAAGTCTGCTTCTTTTATCAGGAGTGGGTTTTTCTGTTTCGGCTCAGAATGTATGGACAGGTACCACTATACCGACGACTACTTCCGGAAATGTGGGAATAGCCAATGCAACTCCGGCTTCACGCCTGGATATCAATAGCAATTCTTCGGTTTCTGCATTGAAAATAACGCACGGATATAAAGCCATAGTTGGCAGTAACGTCCCCAATATTACGGAAATTTATACCTATCCCACTAATCTGCTTCCGACTCCCAGTCCGTCATTGATCAACTGGCTGACCTACGGTGGTGTTTTCGGATTGCGTTCTTTATCTAATACTGTGAATGAAGACAGAATGATGTATAATGATAAAGACGGGAACTTAAAATCATCCAATCTGATTATGTATTCAAGTCCTTCTTTTGGTAATGGGACACTTATCAATTCTATCAGAGGAGTTGCCTATTTAAATTTCCTGAATGGAGGTAATGGCTCAGGATGCGGTTTTTGTACCATATCAGGAGGCAACAATGGAATTTATATGGCCGGGTTGGGAGTAGGTACTGATGCCTCTTCTACCTTTGCATTGGATGTGTACGGTACTGTTCGGGGGCAAGCCTTTGTTACCACTTCTGATAAAAGGTTAAAAGATAATATCAGACCTTTAAAAGAAGGGCCTTCCGGCTTATTGAATATCAGTTCGTATTCATACACTTTAAAAAATAAAAATCAGAATGGAAATACCTACAGAAATACAGACACTGAAAAACTGCATTTTGGTTTTATGGCACAGGAAGTGGAAAAGGAGTTTCCTAACCTTGTCAGCAAAGATGAAGAAGGAAATTATGCGCTTAATTACATTGAATTTATACCATTATTACTTAATGAACTGAAAGATCAGAAAAAAGAAATTAATGAATTAAAAACTAAAATGGAAGCCATGGAAGCGAAGATCAGTACTCTTTCAGAAGGAAAAGCGACGCGGGCATTGAATGAAAAAACTCCGGTACCATATTCATTAGAGCAAAATGTTCCCAATCCTTTTAACCAGGAGACCGTTATTAAGTTTAATGCTGAGGGTACAGATCTTAAAATCGGCATATACGATCTCGGAGGAAAACAGCTTCAGACTATTCCCGTCAAAAAAGGGGAAAGGCAGATCAGTGTTTCTGCCCGTATATTGACTCCGGGAACCTATATTTATAATTTGATGGCAGATGGTAAAGTTGTAGATTCTAAAAAAATGATTGTTACAAATTAA
- a CDS encoding NUDIX hydrolase, whose amino-acid sequence MYKVFVNEKKLLLSKHPEELEKKLRYESYMTLEIALDLLENTSVKELNVFGENIDEIWQEFQKMFRIIEAAGGVVNNPEGKILFIRRLGKWDLPKGKMEKGESREESAVREIEEETGLKDVELVQFINTTYHIYIERNGEKILKCTHWFEMNFNGEDTSKPQIEEGITEVAWKTIPQIESEVFPSTFQNIKLIVKEFWDSEK is encoded by the coding sequence ATGTATAAAGTTTTTGTCAACGAAAAAAAATTATTACTATCTAAGCATCCTGAGGAACTTGAAAAGAAGCTTAGGTATGAAAGTTACATGACTTTAGAGATTGCATTGGATCTTTTAGAGAATACTTCGGTGAAGGAACTTAACGTTTTCGGTGAGAATATTGATGAAATATGGCAGGAATTCCAGAAGATGTTCAGGATTATAGAAGCCGCAGGAGGAGTTGTCAATAATCCTGAAGGAAAAATCTTATTTATCAGGAGACTGGGCAAATGGGATCTTCCCAAAGGGAAAATGGAAAAAGGAGAATCGCGGGAAGAGTCTGCCGTAAGGGAAATTGAAGAAGAAACAGGACTAAAGGATGTAGAACTGGTACAGTTCATCAATACAACCTACCATATTTATATAGAAAGAAATGGTGAGAAAATCTTAAAATGCACACACTGGTTTGAAATGAACTTTAATGGTGAAGATACTTCAAAACCACAAATAGAAGAAGGCATTACTGAAGTTGCCTGGAAAACCATTCCACAAATTGAGAGCGAGGTTTTTCCAAGTACATTCCAGAATATTAAGCTTATTGTCAAAGAATTTTGGGATTCGGAGAAATAG
- a CDS encoding DNA polymerase III subunit produces the protein MNWENIAGQDYLKKLLRDSIAENRVSHAQLFVGKEGYGTLPIVLAYAREILNQENEHAASKVEHLNHLDLHFSFPVFTDNKNSLSKNKFEEFREMILATPYASYDDWAAFLESENKQLFISADEIDDQNQKFSLKSFEGGTKILIVWRADKMNVAASNKFLKFLEEPPAKTVILLTAESTNDILPTILSRTQVVEVPRIKDEDLENYLTKNFSVSGEKVREIVHEAQGNLNDAVKLLNSGDKTNEFEQLFVQWVRDAFMVKKKPEYLKSIIFWAREIAGWNREKQKNFLNYCSEIFRLALLQNYQSEGLVYKKINANGFNWTGFSKFISGANIESILEEINTADLHLTRNGNPKIVWTDLGIKLSRYIHKNT, from the coding sequence ATGAATTGGGAGAATATCGCCGGACAAGATTATCTTAAAAAACTTCTCAGGGACAGCATTGCTGAAAACAGGGTGAGCCATGCCCAGCTTTTCGTAGGAAAAGAAGGATATGGAACATTACCTATTGTATTAGCTTATGCACGCGAAATTTTAAATCAGGAGAATGAACATGCAGCCTCAAAGGTGGAACATCTTAACCATCTGGACCTGCATTTTAGCTTTCCTGTTTTTACAGATAATAAAAACTCATTAAGCAAAAATAAATTTGAAGAATTCAGGGAAATGATTCTGGCAACTCCATATGCAAGTTATGATGACTGGGCTGCCTTTCTGGAATCTGAAAATAAACAGCTTTTTATTTCTGCAGATGAAATTGATGATCAGAACCAAAAATTCTCCCTGAAAAGTTTCGAAGGAGGAACCAAAATCCTTATCGTCTGGAGGGCTGATAAGATGAATGTAGCAGCTTCCAACAAATTTTTAAAATTTTTGGAAGAACCTCCGGCAAAAACAGTCATTCTCCTGACAGCAGAAAGTACCAATGATATTCTTCCCACCATTCTTTCCAGAACACAGGTAGTTGAAGTTCCGAGAATTAAAGATGAGGATCTCGAAAATTACCTTACAAAGAATTTCTCCGTTTCCGGAGAAAAAGTGCGGGAAATTGTTCATGAAGCTCAGGGAAATCTTAATGATGCCGTTAAACTATTGAATTCAGGAGATAAAACGAATGAGTTTGAACAGCTGTTTGTACAATGGGTCCGGGACGCGTTTATGGTAAAAAAGAAACCGGAATACCTTAAAAGCATCATTTTCTGGGCCAGGGAAATTGCAGGATGGAACAGGGAAAAACAGAAAAATTTTTTAAATTATTGCTCTGAAATTTTCCGGCTGGCATTGCTTCAGAATTACCAGTCAGAAGGCTTGGTGTATAAAAAAATCAATGCCAATGGATTCAACTGGACGGGGTTTTCAAAATTCATCAGTGGAGCGAATATCGAAAGTATCCTGGAGGAAATAAATACTGCTGACCTTCATTTGACCCGGAATGGCAATCCTAAGATCGTTTGGACAGATCTCGGAATAAAGCTGTCAAGATACATTCATAAAAACACATAA
- a CDS encoding SRPBCC domain-containing protein — protein MNLEGRKIIVNKSSKELVELLKSPENYKEFMPDGLQKFETRDNGFKFGLQGMPEIALKIDEVDDQKAVLKSASSSLDFSLTATLNPISENQTEVQMLFEGKFNPFIKMMVEKPLQNFINTLTDKIEAYK, from the coding sequence ATGAATTTAGAAGGACGAAAAATTATTGTCAATAAATCATCGAAAGAACTGGTTGAGCTGCTGAAGTCACCTGAAAATTATAAAGAATTTATGCCGGATGGTCTTCAAAAGTTTGAAACCAGAGATAACGGATTTAAATTTGGATTACAGGGAATGCCTGAAATTGCATTAAAAATAGATGAAGTTGATGATCAGAAAGCAGTATTAAAATCAGCAAGTTCAAGTTTGGATTTTTCATTGACAGCGACATTAAATCCTATCAGTGAAAATCAGACAGAAGTTCAGATGTTGTTTGAAGGAAAATTCAACCCATTCATTAAAATGATGGTAGAAAAACCATTACAGAACTTTATCAATACCTTGACAGATAAGATCGAAGCCTATAAATAA
- a CDS encoding anhydro-N-acetylmuramic acid kinase, which produces MKTLAIGLMSGTSLDGLDICLAEFEKQEQWTFQILKTETIPYSESWESKLRNAIHLSAEELLELHSEYGFYLGKQVLQFIEKYQLENISLIASHGHTVFHQPQRKFTLQIGDGRAIKITTGLPVVYDFRSQDVLMNGNGAPLVPIGDELLFPEYHACLNLGGFSNISLACNGKRIAFDIVPVNIVLNKLAQQLGKSFDEQGDLARKGKVDEVLLAKLNSLDFYGQHHPKSLGIEWCNQYIFPILENIETQNSLATFTEHIAQQISTVINRYNIRNILFTGGGAYNTFLIEKIKGKTSAEVIVPVKEIIEHKEALVFAFMGVLRMNNEINVLSSATGSIADHCSGIML; this is translated from the coding sequence ATGAAAACCCTGGCTATAGGATTGATGTCCGGAACGAGCTTAGACGGATTAGACATTTGCCTTGCTGAATTTGAAAAGCAAGAACAATGGACATTTCAGATCCTGAAAACAGAGACTATCCCCTACTCCGAAAGTTGGGAAAGCAAGCTTAGAAATGCCATTCATCTTTCTGCAGAAGAATTACTGGAGCTTCACTCAGAATATGGATTCTATCTTGGAAAACAGGTTTTACAGTTTATAGAAAAGTACCAGCTTGAAAACATCAGTCTGATTGCCTCACATGGCCATACCGTTTTTCATCAACCTCAAAGAAAATTCACCCTTCAGATCGGGGATGGCCGTGCCATCAAAATCACCACCGGATTACCTGTAGTTTATGACTTCAGGAGTCAGGATGTACTGATGAATGGAAACGGGGCTCCGCTGGTTCCTATAGGGGATGAATTGCTTTTCCCGGAATATCATGCCTGTCTTAACTTAGGCGGCTTTTCAAATATATCTCTGGCATGCAATGGCAAAAGAATAGCTTTTGATATTGTACCCGTCAATATTGTTTTAAATAAACTGGCCCAGCAGCTGGGCAAAAGCTTTGACGAACAAGGCGATCTTGCCCGGAAGGGAAAAGTGGACGAGGTTTTGTTAGCTAAGCTAAATTCACTGGATTTCTATGGGCAGCACCATCCAAAATCCCTGGGAATAGAATGGTGTAACCAGTATATTTTCCCCATACTTGAAAATATAGAAACCCAGAATTCACTGGCAACATTTACAGAACATATTGCCCAGCAAATTTCAACCGTGATCAACCGTTATAATATCAGGAATATTCTTTTTACCGGCGGAGGAGCTTACAATACTTTTTTAATTGAAAAAATAAAGGGTAAAACATCTGCGGAAGTTATTGTTCCAGTGAAAGAAATTATAGAACATAAAGAGGCTTTAGTTTTCGCCTTCATGGGCGTTTTAAGAATGAATAACGAAATCAATGTTCTTTCTTCGGCCACAGGAAGTATCGCAGATCATTGCTCGGGAATTATGCTGTAA